CGGGTCTGCAGCGACACCACGCACGAGGAGCCGTAGCGGCCCGGCTGCACCGCCGCGTACACCGAATAGGCGAGCCCGCGCTCCTCGCGGACCCGCGTGTAGAGCCGCGAGGCGGAGCCCCCTCCCAGGATGTAGGCCGCGACCGAGAGCGGGAAGTAGTCCGGGTCGTCCTGCCGGATGGACGGTCGGCCCAGCAGCACGGTGGTCTGGCTCAGATCGCGCGTGATCCTCCGCGTCTCTGCGATCACCGGCGCGCCGGGCTTGGGAATCGGCGGCAGCGTCGCCGACGGGCTGGCCCAGCCGGCGAGACGCGACAGGAGGGCGGCGCGGATCTCGGCCACCGTGATGTCGCCCACCGCCACGATGACGGCGCCGTCGGGCCGGTAGTGGGCTCGGTAGAACTCCACGACCTGCTCCCGGGTGAGCGTGCCGACCGATTCGATGGTGCCGGCCGAGGGCCGGCCGTACGGATGACCGGGGAAGATCATGGGACCCAGCGCGCGTCCCGCCACCGTGCCCGGGCTCTGCTCCGACCGGCGCAGCCCGGCCTGGATCTCGCCGATCTTCCGGGTGACCTCGTCGGCGGGAAACGCCGGATGCAGCAGGACCTCCGCGAGCAGATCGAGACCGAGCGGCAGGTCCTTCTTCAGCACCGAGAGGAAGAGGGTCGCGCCGTCACGGCCGGCGCCGGCCTCGAGGCTGCCCCCCACGAACTCGATGGCGCGGTCCAGCTCGGGACCGGACCGTCGCGTCGTGCCCCGCGTGATCGAGTCGGCGGTGAGG
Above is a window of Candidatus Methylomirabilota bacterium DNA encoding:
- a CDS encoding pitrilysin family protein — translated: MRARRLPAVILLAALLAVPAAATAPLAHREILPSGAVLLVAERPAVPIVVLQIAVPGGSVRDPADALGLANLTADSITRGTTRRSGPELDRAIEFVGGSLEAGAGRDGATLFLSVLKKDLPLGLDLLAEVLLHPAFPADEVTRKIGEIQAGLRRSEQSPGTVAGRALGPMIFPGHPYGRPSAGTIESVGTLTREQVVEFYRAHYRPDGAVIVAVGDITVAEIRAALLSRLAGWASPSATLPPIPKPGAPVIAETRRITRDLSQTTVLLGRPSIRQDDPDYFPLSVAAYILGGGSASRLYTRVREERGLAYSVYAAVQPGRYGSSCVVSLQTRNDAVAQAVQLVRDEMARIGREPVTAAELDSAKSYLIGSFPLRLDTSGKVARFVAAVEEGGLGLDYPDRYKERIGRVTAADVQRVAARYLDPATFDSVMVGK